From the Coffea eugenioides isolate CCC68of chromosome 1, Ceug_1.0, whole genome shotgun sequence genome, the window ttttttttattgttcagAAGGTGATTCAGcacaattttcttttccttaggAATCTCATTTTTGTCAActtaaaagaaactttttcaGGGCCGCCTACATATCTATAATTCATCAAGTCATCGCTAACCCAATCTTCACTTCTTGATACTACTGCGGTTGATGATTCTTTCCTCTTGCTTCTTGCCTTTATAGTAACTATCTATTACGTGCATAGAACCAAATTTACAAGCACTTGAAATAAGAAAAACTAATGGACATTTTGAAAAGTACACTGAGACATTGTATTATATTGTATCCAACTTTAATCATTTCAACCGTATTACTATGCTTGTCAAGTCTCTTACAACTATTCTACCCAATGGAACAGTTTATCCTTTTCCATTAAAAGCGATCTTTTCAAGTTTTATAGGTTCTCTATAGCTCAATAGTATAAGGCtcgaaaaaaaattcaatgtcACATACTTTGGACAACCTACAGCCTAATTTGAAAGAAGATCTTAAAGTCGTGAATGAGGAGTTTTTCGTTTTTGATTTCCTTCTATGGAAACAGAAAGAAAAATAGACTTGTATTGCTAAAGTTATAGAAACATATATTAATAGAGAACCAAAATCATGTGTCCAAATCGCTGAATGCATTCCAAGTGAAAGATTCATAAGACACCATAAGATGCTCGAAAGAAAACTGTTATTGAGAATATGGATGTGATTCTATAGCTTACAATTGAATGAAGAACGATGCAAATATTTAAGGATTCAAGAACTAAGAAACCGGCCCTACTTATAAACCCTTTAAGCCATTCAACAAATTATTGTTGTCACATCCTATGTTGTTCAAATAATATACCTTTACTATTTCACAAAGTTGTAAACTTCTGTCgaaattttattttactgaAAGGTTTtcgaaataaatgaaaggagaaaTTCCTGAAAGGAATAcactaagtttctatttaatCGCAATGGATCTTCTGTCCCATAccctgtgccactctctgtctcactttttattatattgttatttctcctacataaatatcatgttttagttcttttttgtttccttaacatttaataactattaattgaataaaaaataaatacaacaggttcaaaaaagtaatatataatagaaaattaaaaaatacaatagaaaattcattaaaaatctccttttttatgtattttattttttgagtttgttaaattttgtgtattatttagttaatagttattgaatgttaaggaaacaaaaaagaactaaaacatgatatttatgtaagaaaaatagcaatataataaaaggTAGGTAGAGAGTGGCACAGGTTATGGGACAGAAAATCCGTTGCGCTATTTAATCAAGTTGGCAAAAGAATTTCTTTGGAATAATATTGCAAATTTCTATTGACGgactctccctctctctctttctggcactttttttggttttttttctcTGCACAACTTTtcccaaaataaaaatattgagtGTTGCCTTCCAAtctcaaagaaaaaagaaaaatcaaaattaaaaagtaagtgaattttttttggataaaaagaAGTTTGGGTGAATTTAATTCTGATCACCACCATAGATCAGGATACACCTCCAGACTGtgttttcaaactcggaccggaccgacCGGTCTAATCGATCGAACCGAAAACTGGCCAAGCGTCCAGTCCGAATTACCCAAAAATCGGATGCAATAAAACTCGGTCAAAAATTGGGTTTGACCGGCAAACGGATGAACCGGTTTGATACCAAAGGTCCGGTGGAACGCTGAAAGAAACTTGATGAGGTGTCAAGTTTCGGCTTTACATTTCTTCCAATTTGTACTAAAAGAAGTCTCCAACTTTCAAGTCGCCAACGGTGGGAATCGTAGTGGGCCCGATGGAAAGATATAATGGCGGCCTTCTTAATTGAAGTAGATACTTGACATTGGCATGAGTTGGAGACCTCAGCCTCAGTCCTGCcgcccaattttttttttaaagatcaaaatattttcaatattatgttttggcccctatattgttaaaaattattaatatatttcaaatatttcatattttataaaTGTTATCCTAAAGTTCAGtgtttatttttcaattaaatccataattttaattctaaacttgttaatgttcatTAAATAATCTAAAATGTGACTTGATCattctaatttttttgtattttcttgttaaatatatttgaaacatcaaatatatatgaatatatatatttattaatattaacatgttcttaagtattttacatataatattttaatttttaaataatttttatttatgacatcatccgGTTTAACTCCTATCAAATCCGATCGAACCTATTGACCCCTGCCTCCTGAATTCAACCAAGTCAATACCCGGTCCGAGTATGAAAACATAGCCTCCAGAACCATGGGTCGCTTATAAAAGTTCTACAAATCGTCTATTAACACAATTATTACATCGACAATAGATGTGTCCGGAACCATAAATGACTTATAAAAATTCTTACAAATCATTCATTAGCACAGTCCTTACATCCACACAAAATTTGACAACCTCTTGTGAAAAATTGACCCGTTCTTGTCAACTTGCGTTAACAAATGAATAGATACGTAGGCTGCACGAAAACAACATAGATAAAGTTAATTGACGTTATCACTTTGTGCAAGCTCATACTTATCTGATCTCTGACCAAGTGGAGCCCGCTCGTGTGAGCCTGGATAGTTTTTGGCCTTTAATCCAAAACGAGAATTTATAGCCCTTGTCCGGTGGTTCTGTCCCCATCGATCCCTTCATAGGCCCAGTTAGATCTCCCCCGCAATTAGATTAGAATAGAGTATGATAAAAAGTAGGGTTGacgattgacaaaaaaaaaaaaagagaatttatAGCCCTTGTCCCTTGCCACTTTGTGTTGAATTGGAAAACTAGAGTCCCTTAAAGTCATTATCTAGCTGAAATACAAATCAAAGTTATTGATTATTCAATCAGTTCATTCAAAATTTGTTTGTCAACTAATGCTGTTGGACGTGGACTTGAATTAGTAGTAATTAAgattttaaaattgatttgatattgATGAAACTTGAAATTCAGTTGTAAGAAATTTAAGTTACTAGAGATTGACTTCCTAAAGGTGTGAGACTCGAAAAATTAACAAATCAAatgtaaatcaaaatttaaaacttgttaaaataaacaaaaatgcCAGCTAGCTCATTTTGATTAGTCTTGTTTACATGCCTAGTAACCTAGGacgaaaacatcaaaaatacaCTTGCTCCTATTATGAGGTTCCATTAAAACCATACACAAACAAACCAGTTTTTACTTGAATTTTTCTCCTTGTTGAACTTCTAAGTGCATAATCGAGCAAAATACGTCTTGGTGGATTAAATTAGGGCTAGAGTATCGTGGTTTTGTGATGACCGCAAGGAGACGCAGGAAAAGGTCTTTGCTTATTGCGTCTAATGAGATGAACTAAATTGGTTCTTGAATATTTCGTTGAACTTTTTGCTTTTGTAATTTCTTGTGAGTGTGGTAAGACATTTACTATAATTGCAACAACCAAAGTAATTTCTTAAAATATATTAGTTTAAAAGCACGTACGTGGCATTACCTGTCTCCAatattaatgagtgtgtttggattgctgaattatttcacataatattttgcttgcatcataaacacatttttcaatccaccattttatattcttaattagtttttttatctcacatacatcatattacaaaaagtattacagtaattatttcaaataatactctttCCAAACACACTCAATAGTAGTTATTGTTTTAATGGTCAATGTTGATGTACATATACCAAGAAGGTATCCATCAAAGGATCAAATTTAGTTACAAAAATACTTTTATATCAAAAATGGTTATGTTGAGTACCAGCAAGTTCGTGATCGATCTTCGTGTGCTACCTTGCTGTGTATCTTTGGAGTAAACTCTACACAGCCTTGGGGGATTAGTCTAGCCAAAAGGTTGGAATACTCTTAAGTGAAAAAAACGGTTATGTTGAGGAAATTAGTTTTTGGATACAATTTAAGAACTAAAGACCattgaaaataaataattaatcgCCACAGATTCCATTCTTTGCAATTTGGCATCTTTAGACTTTTGATCATTTTCTCTGATAAAACCACAAagtaaagatttttttttacagGTGGATTATCcatagaaatgtaatttttaccacttaaaccacaaaatatACATTGTCACTAaaatcctagttaattagctaaaaacatgactaaaacacaccaaaattaaataataaaatacgctaaaacatgtaaaatataCACTTATCAATAGACGTGGCAATCGGGTCAAAAATAAGGGTAACGGATTGGGTTGAGATCCAGGTATAACAGAAAACCTACTGATTTAATCACGACCCGACAACCTGCAAAGGGTAGAATACTTGACCTAAACCTGAAATTTTTGGACATCATATGATTTGAAACACAATTTTAATTTACTAATATACCACTATAGTTTCTAACAGAACCAATTTTGCACAAGGCTAATTACATAACGAAGTAATAAAAGTCTcaataaaataattccaaaatagatctgaaataaattaaaacactgTAAAAGTGTAATATCCCAAACCtgatataaaataaattaaatcactataaaagtagaaaaataatgtaatatattatttgtccaaatatattaattccaacttcacacaagtcaaacaaattcatttaggattaatgATTAATGCCTTGGGAAAAAaggaataacttagtttagttagataaaatatttttatatttattaaattcttTTTAATTCATAAACGAATTATCGGATCAACCCGTGGGTAACCTAAATTCGACCTGTTATCTTTTCAGGTTCACCAGGTTCGACCCGATTCTGATCTAAATCTGCAAAATCTCAAttcaaacccattaatttcgtatTAAATTCGTATGATGTTTTCAAGTTGTatcgaaaattgccacccctacttGTAAAGCAAGTCTTTGCAATTTTCACATGTGATATTATATAAATCTCGGGTCTATATAAGCGTACGCTGGCGGCACTTTGCTACCACAAAATTTCCTTTCCTCAaaatttcctttcctttcctttccttcaaaatttcctttcctttcctttcctttcctcaaAAATCTCACCCTCAAAATTTCCTTTCCTTCTCACAAAGTCTCCCAGCTGCGATACTTTTTTCCTTCTTACAACTCTCACTCCCATTATTCTCTTTCCTTCTCACAATGGTTAACTTGATTGCCTCTCACATCGTCAAACCAGCAAAACCAATCCCCACAAAAGTAATGTTTTTATCCGAGTGTGATCAACGTGTGCCCGTGACTCATGTAACTATCGTCCATTTTTACAAGCCAGAAGGTCCAGAATTGCTAAAAGATGCCACTGGGGTTTTGAAAGAATCACTAAGCGAAGCCTTGGTGGCGTTTCATCCGCTTGCTGGACGTTTATACCAGAAAGATGGGGGCCGAGTTGAGCTGCAGTGCAATTCCATGGGAGCTTTACTTGTTGAAGCACAATCTGAGCTCAAAATACAGGATTTCGGAGACTTCTGTCCAACCCCACAAATCCGTGCCCTGATCCCACCTATAGATAACAATAATACTCCCCTTCATGAGATACCGCTCCTTCTAGCGCAAATTACAAAGTTTGCCTGTGGTGGTGTTTCTATAGGCTTGGCCGTGTCACATGTCATTGCGGACGGCCACAGCGGGTGTCATTTTGTTTCCGAATGGGCAAAGATTGCACGTGGTGAAAAATCTGATGATCAACCATTTCTAGATCGAACAATTTTTCAGAAATATGAAGACGATCACCCATCATCAACAGCCCCAAAATTACAATACTCGGACTTTTTCCCACTACCCGTCCTGATAGGCCAGTCTAGCAGCTTGGAAGAGCGTAAAAAGGCTACCATCTGCGCCATGCTTAAGTTAAGTAAAGACCAAATTGAGCAGATCAGGAACAAGGCCAACTACCAAGATTTGATGATTCACAAAACTAGCAATCAAAGCCCCTTTAGCCGGTTTGTAGCAGTATCTGCACATATATGGAAGTGCTTATCCAAGGCCCGTATGCACAACCCCGCCCAAGAAACGGTTCTATATGTGAATATGGATTTTCGCAATCGGCTTAAACTACCCTTGCCCGGAAGGTACTTTGGAAATGCTGTCTTACCTGTACCAACAAGAGCCATTGTAGGTGACCTCCAATCGAGGCCACTAAGCTATGCTTCAAGCAAAATTAAGGAAGCAATAGAGAATGTTAAAGATGAGTATGTAAGGTCATATCTTGTTTGTATGAAGAACATTCCGGAGGTATCTAGCAGTCGACATTTTCAAGCCGTTGGTTGTCCACAGGGGTTGTTCTTAGGAAATCCCAATTTGATCTTTACAACTT encodes:
- the LOC113749463 gene encoding spermidine hydroxycinnamoyl transferase-like, coding for MVNLIASHIVKPAKPIPTKVMFLSECDQRVPVTHVTIVHFYKPEGPELLKDATGVLKESLSEALVAFHPLAGRLYQKDGGRVELQCNSMGALLVEAQSELKIQDFGDFCPTPQIRALIPPIDNNNTPLHEIPLLLAQITKFACGGVSIGLAVSHVIADGHSGCHFVSEWAKIARGEKSDDQPFLDRTIFQKYEDDHPSSTAPKLQYSDFFPLPVLIGQSSSLEERKKATICAMLKLSKDQIEQIRNKANYQDLMIHKTSNQSPFSRFVAVSAHIWKCLSKARMHNPAQETVLYVNMDFRNRLKLPLPGRYFGNAVLPVPTRAIVGDLQSRPLSYASSKIKEAIENVKDEYVRSYLVCMKNIPEVSSSRHFQAVGCPQGLFLGNPNLIFTTWVGLGLYKADFGWGNQIFLTPGSVAYDGKLFIIPSPNGDGSLFIPLCLQAEHINAFKKHFYDDI